Below is a genomic region from Chitinivibrionia bacterium.
AAAAAAGAGAAACCGCCAAAAGGCGGTTTCTCTTTTTTTTGACGTTCAAATTTATCAGTATCCGCCGAAATTATCGTCGGTAAACGGAATCATTGTTTCCGCTTTTGTGGCAGTCTTTTTCGCCGCCGCAGGCGCGTTGTATCCGATTTTTCCTACGGGTTTTGCAACGGCAACGCGTTTGTTTACGCCAAGTCTTTGATTTTGCATTCTTCTGTTTTTAGCGTCTTCGCCTTCTACAATGCCTATAAGGTCGCCAACCAAATCGTTCATTGACAGCGCTTGACCGTTCAATTCTTCTGAAGCCGCCGCCAATTCTTCGGACGCGCTTGCATTGGATTGCGTAACCTGATCCAAACTGCTTACCGCTTTATTAACTTGCTGAACGCCTTTTGCTTGTTCCTCCGCCGCTGTTTTAATTTCGGCTATTATGCTGGCAATATTTTGCGAGGATTCGGAAATTTCACTGATAACGACGTTAGCGTCTTCAGCCAACGAAACGCCTTTTTTGGAATTATGCTGTGATGTTTCTATGAGAGCCGCAGTCTTTTTTGCGCTTTCGGCGCTTCTTTGAGCAAGATTTCGCACTTCTTCCGCAACAACTGCAAAACCCTTACCAGCTTCACCTGCGCGAGCCGCTTCTACCGCCGCGTTAAGCGCAAGAAGATTGGTCTGGAACGCAATATCGTCTATGTCTTTAAGAATTTTCGCTGTTTCGTTGCTTGAATTTTCAATATCTACAACCGCGTCTTTGAGGCGTTTCATTGCTTCTCCGCCTTCCTGCGATTTTTGCAGGCTTGATTGTACCATGTGGTCTGCGCTCGCCGCATTTTGAGCGGTATTTTGAGTCATAGAAGACACTTGGTTAAGCGAAGCCGAAATTTCTTCCAGATTTGCCGCCTGCTCGCTCGCGCCCGAAGCCATCCCCTGCGAAGAGCCCGAAATTTCGTCCGCCGCAGTCGTAACCTGATTACTTCCTTCCGAAAGTCCTTCGATTGCGTGCGTTATAGGCATAACTATGCTTCTTGTTATAAGGATACACAATATTATACCCAGAATTACAGCGACAATAAGAAGGATAATAGTTGCTACCGTGCTCAAATGCAAAGCCGTAGCCGCGTCCGAGGTCTCTGTTTGAATACGCTCGAGCGTTAATTCTACAAGAGTGCCTATAGCGCATTCGAGCGTGTTTACTTCGTTGGTAATTCTCGCTCTGACGTCGCAACGTTGTCCCTGAGTGTTGATAAATTCCTGCACAAGATTAATGAATTGGTCAAATTTGGGACGAGCGGCAGAGTATCTTGCTCTGTAATTTTGCGCAAGCGTCGGCGAGTTAATCAACGTGTCAAAATATCTGTTAAGCGTTCTGAACCTCGCTATCATTGCCGCTCCGCCGACAGTATCCGTCGATTGCGCAAAAATGTTTACGTCCACACGCGCCTGAAGCGAGCCCGCCAAAAGAGACACCGCGGCATTGCGGTCTGCTTGCGTCGAAGACGGCGTTCCGTTTTCTTGGTCGTTAACTATGGCGGCTCTTATAGCTATAACCTCGTTAACGCCTTGAGCCGCCAATTCGGCAAATCGACGTTGCACATCCGATTGCCTTGCTCCGAGCGCAAACAAATGCCCGATGGAATCGCGAAGCGGCGCCACGCGCGCTCTGTTTTGCGACATAAAAGTTTCGAGATTAGGTAAATTTGCCGTTATCAACAATTTATCCGCTTCTTTGAACAATGAATCCATTTGCGTAAGACGAGACATAACCAATTCGGCAACGGCAGGGTCTGAACCAAGCGCAAACCTTTCGAGATTAAGCACAATTCTTGCGCCCATCTCCGCCATCGGAGCTGAAATTCCGATACTCGGTGCGGTTTGTCTCGCAACTACGCCGGACGTATTTCCCGCGCTAATCATATTCACAGACGCTACAATACCGATAATACCGGCAATCACCAACAACACGGTTGCAAGCGCTGTAATCTTAGCGCTCAGTTTTAGTTTATTAAACATAAAATACCCCCTTAAAAAAAATTAAAAAATGAAAAGTTGCTATCAATTCTATTTATTCGCCACGCAAAAAAAATGCGAGACAAGCAAATACCCAGAATTGCTAACAACCAATTTTTTTAAGATTTTTTAAGATTTTTCTTTAAGATTTTTTTATGTTTTACGAACGTCCGAATTTCCGCCAAAATACAGCTTTCGGTAAAACACAAGAATAATATAATAAACTTCTACGGCTTTTGTCAAGTTTTTTTTGCATTTTTTTTAAAAGGCGGAAAAATTCCCGCCCTTATCACTCTGTTTATTACCTATCGCCGTAATTTTTTTCCATCCAGTTTTTGTATTCGCCGCTTTTTATGTTTTTTACCCACTCGCGGTTGTTAAAATACCACTCCACCGTTTTTTTGAGCCCGTCGTCAAAAGTGTAATCTTGCTTCCAGCCCAATTCGGCTTTGATTTTTGAGCAGTCGATTGCGTATCTTCGGTCGTGCCCGGGGCGGTCTTTCACAAAATTTATCAGTTTTTTGTAATAATCCTTATCTTTACCTGAAATTTCGGCGACAGTTTCGCACAAAACATTCACAAGTTTCAGATTTTCCCACTCGTTTTCGCCGCCGATGTTGTAGCATTCGCCCGTTCTTCCGCTTTGCATAATCGCCCAAACCGCGCTGTTATGGTCTTCCACAAAAAGCCAATCGCGGACGTTTTTTCCGTCGCCGTAAACAGGCAAC
It encodes:
- a CDS encoding methyl-accepting chemotaxis protein gives rise to the protein MFNKLKLSAKITALATVLLVIAGIIGIVASVNMISAGNTSGVVARQTAPSIGISAPMAEMGARIVLNLERFALGSDPAVAELVMSRLTQMDSLFKEADKLLITANLPNLETFMSQNRARVAPLRDSIGHLFALGARQSDVQRRFAELAAQGVNEVIAIRAAIVNDQENGTPSSTQADRNAAVSLLAGSLQARVDVNIFAQSTDTVGGAAMIARFRTLNRYFDTLINSPTLAQNYRARYSAARPKFDQFINLVQEFINTQGQRCDVRARITNEVNTLECAIGTLVELTLERIQTETSDAATALHLSTVATIILLIVAVILGIILCILITRSIVMPITHAIEGLSEGSNQVTTAADEISGSSQGMASGASEQAANLEEISASLNQVSSMTQNTAQNAASADHMVQSSLQKSQEGGEAMKRLKDAVVDIENSSNETAKILKDIDDIAFQTNLLALNAAVEAARAGEAGKGFAVVAEEVRNLAQRSAESAKKTAALIETSQHNSKKGVSLAEDANVVISEISESSQNIASIIAEIKTAAEEQAKGVQQVNKAVSSLDQVTQSNASASEELAAASEELNGQALSMNDLVGDLIGIVEGEDAKNRRMQNQRLGVNKRVAVAKPVGKIGYNAPAAAKKTATKAETMIPFTDDNFGGY